One segment of Mastomys coucha isolate ucsf_1 unplaced genomic scaffold, UCSF_Mcou_1 pScaffold23, whole genome shotgun sequence DNA contains the following:
- the LOC116071962 gene encoding cytochrome P450 1A2 has translation MALSQYISLAPELLLATAIFCLVFWMVRATRTQVPKGLKSPPGPWGLPFIGHMLTLGKNPHLSLTKLSQQYGDVLQIRIGSTPVVVLSGLNTIKQALVRQGDDFKGRPDLYSFTLITNGKSMTFNPDSGPVWAARRRLAQDALKSFSIASDPTSASSCYLEEHVSREANYLIGKFQKQMAEVGHFEPVNQVVESVANVIGAMCFGKNFPRKSEEMLNIVKSSKDFVENVTSGNAVDFFPVLRYLPNPDLKRFKAFNDNFVLFLQKTVQEHYQDFNKNSIQDITGALFKHSENNKDNGGLIPQEKIVNIVNDIFGAGFDTVTTAITWSLLILVTQPKVQKKIHEELDTVIGRDRQPRLSDRPQLPYLEAFILEIYRYTSFVPLTIPHSTTRDTSLNGFHIPKERCIFINQWQVNHDEKQWKDPFVFRPERFLTNNNSAIDKTQSEKVMLFGLGKRRCIGEIPAKWEVFLFLAILLQQLEFSVPPGVKVDLTPSYGLTMKPRTCEHIQAWPRFSK, from the exons ATGGCGCTCTCCCAGTACATCTCCTTAGCCCCAGAGCTGCTACTGGCCACTGCCATCTTCTGTTTAGTCTTCTGGATGGTCAGAGCCACAAGGACCCAGGTTCCCAAAGGTCTGAAGAGTCCACCCGGACCCTGGGGCTTGCCCTTCATTGGGCACATGCTAACCCTGGGGAAGAACCCACACCTGTCACTGACAAAACTGAGCCAGCAGTATGGGGACGTCCTGCAGATCCGCATTGGCTCCACACCTGTGGTGGTGCTGAGTGGCCTGAACACCATCAAGCAGGCCCTGGTGAGGCAGGGAGATGACTTCAAGGGCCGGCCAGACCTCTACAGCTTCACACTTATCACTAACGGCAAGAGCATGACTTTCAACCCAGACTCTGGACCGGTGTGGGCTGCCCGCCGGCGCCTGGCCCAGGATGCCCTGAAGAGCTTCTCCATAGCCTCTGACCCAACATCAGCATCCTCTTGCTACTTGGAGGAGCATGTGAGCAGGGAGGCTAACTATCTAATTGGCAAGTTCCAGAAGCAGATGGCAGAGGTGGGCCACTTCGAACCTGTCAACCAGGTGGTGGAATCGGTGGCTAATGTCATTGGTGCCATGTGCTTCGGGAAGAACTTCCCCCGGAAGAGCGAGGAGATGCTGAACATTGTGAAGAGCAGCAAGGACTTTGTGGAGAACGTCACCTCAGGGAATGCTGTGGACTTCTTCCCAGTCCTGCGCTACCTGCCCAACCCGGACCTCAAGAGGTTTAAGGCCTTCAATGATAACTTTGTGCTATTTCTGCAGAAAACCGTCCAGGAGCACTATCAAGACTTCAACAAG AACAGTATCCAGGACATCACAGGTGCCCTGTTCAAACACAGTGAGAACAACAAAGACAACGGTGGTCTCATCCCTCAGGAGAAGATTGTCAACATTGTCAATGACATCTTTGGAGCTG GATTTGACACAGTCACCACAGCCATCACCTGGAGCCTTTTGATACTTGTGACACAGCCCAAGGTGCAGAAGAAGATCCATGAGGAGTTGG ACACAGTGATTGGCAGGGATCGTCAACCACGGCTTTCTGACAGACCCCAGCTGCCATATCTGGAGGCCTTCATCCTAGAGATCTACCGATACACATCCTTTGTCCCCTTAACCATACCCCACAG CACAACGAGGGACACCTCACTGAATGGCTTCCACATTCCCAAGGAGCGCTGTATCTTCATAAACCAGTGGCAGGTCAACCATGATGA GAAGCAGTGGAAGGACCCCTTTGTGTTCCGCCCAGAGAGGTTTCTTACCAATAACAACTCAGCCATCGACAAGACCCAGAGTGAGAAGGTGATGCTCTTTGGCTTGGGGAAGCGCCGGTGCATCGGGGAGATCCCGGCCAAGTGGGAAGTCTTCCTCTTCTTAGCCATCCTGCTGCAGC